In Montipora foliosa isolate CH-2021 chromosome 9, ASM3666993v2, whole genome shotgun sequence, the DNA window aggaaaatccaagaaGCGTATGCTTACATAAaggggatacctttctttgtttgttttgcaggtatgttcacaaagtgaattaaggaaacttgtttgcgcaaaaatatggaatggaatgaatcttgctggtatgcaaatttttaggtcagttattttaattaccggatatgtcactcttaaaccaagacagttaaatttcaatgacacgttccccttgacctacagtagttccagtcaaTTCACGTTGTATTGTGTCAGTAAACCTAGAGTCTCGAATTGtttagtgaataaatcgagattagcgcGTGTGGTTTCAATATACCTTGCCtctgctttggtggtcaaaggtcgacttttgttgacaaacagcatgttaaaattgggcctcaaaaaacctccgtttcatttacccaaaaatgttattgaatttaattgcagcgggaaacattgcttattccggtGATTATagtctcgtttgagaaagccatgtaccaagatgctttttgacggtcgaatttcgcacaaatttggcactgaccccttgaaaaatgaatttcaagctttctgttaagttctggAAATGTCTAAAATGTGAcagctttattccagagtcaaattccagcttttattccagaaattgttttccagtttttgcaagttttgggttctttcaaaagctggaaatagcTTGAATTTGATACATCTATCAGGTGCTGCCAGAAAATGACAGTTCCTTCCAGTCTTTATTTGcaggaaactggaaataaacTAGCAATAGTCTACAACttgttaacaattttaacatttctcaaatgaaacaaatttttagtttattacagtttctattctataaattcaactcttttcagataaaaacttaaagaaatgtttagcatgcagtttcttattatgtataaaatttaagaagtaagaaaattccattgtagaaccagacatatgtaaacgctatgtaaagtttatcatataactatgttgagctatataaaggctatttactgctccttacttgctatgtaataactatgtaacttgctacattacatagttgagtctgtgtaaagcatatgccattactattgcaataccatttaaaggtcacatagctctctgaaatagcttatgaatgtgaatgtgatatctttcgagttaatacatttacttagcttacgcaatgtcctttaaaggctccaaactttgaacataaaagcactctgtacatggagaaatgaaaaagaaagcttttattccgagGTATTCAATAGGTTGTGAGAAAAAGcaatcaacggattaccttgtttgatgctctctgagtctcataatcggccttattccaaaaggaacatcatgcattactctcgaaaattacacactccaagtcagaacttaatcctttcaatgaactccagtatctttcgaatcttgctccgtagaaagattgtcatcctccgccatcttggataacacgtgagagacaGGATCGGGAACTAGTGcgtccttttcgttttggtcagcagtcagcagcatggcgcttatacatagggcgtccatagggcggtgaaacgggcattccgctcttggtccaatgtgcgatgcggagaaggactggcacgagcgctccttccgcgtttccggtgcaattaatggctgccaaaaatatcctcttGACGAACCagaaatcaagttttctttctttatttttgggccaccaaTAGTGTATTATTTAAaggcctttttgatatttttgacccaaaactcaatactattttgtctgtcaagtattttcgtcggaagctgcttaaatttgactgaagtaagacagtgtcgaatgcagGTATGTCCCGCTTACCGTGACCaagggtaaccggtcgtttcgccgaCGTGTCAGCTCGCCAACGACCTGTtcgccaacgtatgaagtcTATTTGCCAAAGTCTAataatgtcagttcgccaacgcttatatgtcagttcgccaacgtccaaaatactttgtgaaatagatctgaattttatttacaaattaccaaaagaagataatgTCACTAAGTCACTAGGTCAGCAGTCATGGTGGACGGACGTTCAATTTGTAGCTCTGATGCAGGTGCTGTTCATGTTTTAGAAACCGAGTTCTCCTCGCTCAATCCAGAGTCTTGTGAGCTTGAGTGTCTTCATCTTAATGATGGAAAGTTGGTATGGATGAATGACTTGGAATCTCTAAAGAAATTCgtggaaagtgttttaaaaTTGCAAGGAAAGTGGCTAACGCCTGGCGGgaatacaaagcaatttaaATGTTCAAACGGCAATGTTATCATAAATTGGCACAGCAAGAAACAAACTCTGAATTTTCAAGGCCGCGATGGTCCGGCTTTAAAGGATAAGCTGATGGAAATAATTCACAAGAAACCGAGAAATATAGCTGAAACGCAAGATGCAAATTCTCTGAGCTCCACCGAACAATCTTTTCAACCATCTACACTATTGCAGGAGACCGACAGTGGCGAGAGTAGTTTTCAAACGTCGACTGATGGCGAGAGTCTGCTAAATGGTTCTGAAAAGCGACCAAATTCAGAAATCATTGCCGATATTGAGGGATTGAAACTCGATTTATTGATCCTTCAAAAACAGGTTCAAGAAAATACAAAGCTTCTGTCgatgaaaaatattcaaaatcaagATGGAAATGCTTTAGGTGTCGAGCTCCTCGACTACAAAAAGAAGTGTGAAAAGTTATTATCCACCATATccaaaaaagacaatgcaatTAATGAGTTGGAAGAAAAATGTTTGTTCCTTGAAAGCCGAGTTCTGTCATTAGAGCAAGAAAATGATTCTCTAAAGTTAGCTCTAACCATCATTACGCAAGAAAAGAGTGAAGTTGAAACCAATCAACTACAATCAACTGATCGTTGGTCCGTGGCAAAGCCGCACCCGAGAAGTACAAATGCAAAACATAGCCAGAAAACAATGCCCGCTAATATAATTCAAACCCGTAACGGATTTGAGCCTCTTCAAGTTCAAATTGAAGATCAAATCGAAAGAAATATAAGCAATCAAAATGGGAATAGCGCTGTCATAGGACACAGAACATCTCCGTCGTCCTCAGAGATTAGACTGCGAAACACTAACTTAATCAATTCGTCAGATCAATTTGATCATTCACAGCCCAACCGTCAGAAGAAAGTCATTATAGCGGGTGATTCTACTCTCAAATACCTACAAAGCCATAAAATGTCGAAGAATTCACAAGTTAAGATAGCCACTTTTCCGGGATGCACAACGCAAGACATGAAGGATCATATCAAGCCACTACTACGCAGAAACCCGGACGAGTTAATTATCCATGTGGGAACCAATAGTTTACGATCCTCCTATACTCCTCGTGAATGTGCAGTAGAACTGATTGACCTAGCCGAAGCAATCAGCTCTGAATCTTCAGCTATGATATCTATATCCGGTCTCATCAATAGATCTGATGACGAAGCCCTTGCACGTAAAGTACCTGACGTGAACAAAGTTCTTAAGGAATGCTGCCAGCAAAAGAACTGGGGTTTTGTTGACCACTCTAACATTTCAAGAACTAGCCACCTAAATTGAAGTGGTCTTCATTTAAACAAGAAAGGCACCATGCGCCTAGCTCAAAATTTCATTAACCATTTACGTGTAGATTAGGATATTGCCGTCTGGGAATCCGACTCGGCTGATGTCCATAAGGATACCAACTGTGGTAAGTCCATCTGTCCCACA includes these proteins:
- the LOC137971413 gene encoding putative leucine-rich repeat-containing protein DDB_G0290503, which codes for MVDGRSICSSDAGAVHVLETEFSSLNPESCELECLHLNDGKLVWMNDLESLKKFVESVLKLQGKWLTPGGNTKQFKCSNGNVIINWHSKKQTLNFQGRDGPALKDKLMEIIHKKPRNIAETQDANSLSSTEQSFQPSTLLQETDSGESSFQTSTDGESLLNGSEKRPNSEIIADIEGLKLDLLILQKQVQENTKLLSMKNIQNQDGNALGVELLDYKKKCEKLLSTISKKDNAINELEEKCLFLESRVLSLEQENDSLKLALTIITQEKSEVETNQLQSTDRWSVAKPHPRSTNAKHSQKTMPANIIQTRNGFEPLQVQIEDQIERNISNQNGNSAVIGHRTSPSSSEIRLRNTNLINSSDQFDHSQPNRQKKVIIAGDSTLKYLQSHKMSKNSQVKIATFPGCTTQDMKDHIKPLLRRNPDELIIHVGTNSLRSSYTPRECAVELIDLAEAISSESSAMISISGLINRSDDEALARKVPDVNKVLKECCQQKNWGFVDHSNISRTSHLN